From the genome of Mucilaginibacter paludis DSM 18603:
TCCCATACCGGATCATTTTTGTATAGGATACAGGCGCCAGGTTTCAAACCATCGTTAATGGAATACCAGGCCTCCGGAATGCCATTTTCTTTTAATAATTGATTAAGTTCCTGTAAGTCCATATAAACCAAACTTAATTTCCGCGCTTTGGTAGAAATGTCCTAACCGCTCAGTGCGGAAAAAACATGTCAGCTTCCTTTGGCAGAGCGGGTCATCTTTTCAATATTGTCCCACATATCGTCGGTCACCATCTCAAGGGCGCTAAACTGGCCTGCACCCTGTAACCATTCGCCGCCATCAATAGTAATCACTTCGCCGTTGATATATCCCGAAAAATCCGACACCAGGAATGCCGCCAGGTTGGCCAGTTCCTGGTGCTCGCCTACCCGTTTTAGCGGCACACGGTTTTTAAAATCAAATTTTTGCGCCATTTCGCCAGGCAGTAAACGTTCCCATGCGCCTTTGGTAGGGAAGGGGCCGGGGGCTATGGCATTGGTACGGATACCATGTCTGCCCCATTCTACCGCTAACGAGCGCGTCATGGCCAATACGCCACCCTTGGCGCAAGCTGATGGCACCACGTAAGCCGAGCCGGTAAAGGCATACGTAGTTATGATATTTAAAATGGTACCGGCTATTTTTTGATCTATCCAATATTTACCCAGGGCCAGCGAACAATTGGCCGAACCTTTTAGAACAATATCGATCACGGTTGAAAAAGCATTGGCGGAAAGCCGCTCCGTAGGCGATATAAAATTACCCGCCGCGTTGTTCAGCAGCACGTTAACCTGGCCAAATGCTTCAATAGATTGCTTCAGCATCGCTTCCACCTCGTCGTAATTGCGTACATCGCAGGCCACTGCCAGCACTTTGCCACCGGTTTCGGCTTCCATTTCGGTAGCTGTTTTTTGCAGTACATCCAATTTACGGCTGGTAATAACTACGTTGGCGCCCAGCTTTAAAAAGTAAGTGCTCATGGCCCTGCCTAAGCCTGTACCACCACCAGTAACAATAATTGTTTTTCCTTTTAGTGCATCATCCTTTAACATATTAGCCCCCTCTAAATCTCCCCCGGTAGGGGGAGACTTTTAATTTTTAGTTATAGATCGTATATCGTTATCTTTCTCAACTCAATTTTCTTAAAGTCCTCTCTACCGGGGAGGATTTAGGAGGGGCTTGTGCCCGCGCTCTTAGCCTTTAAATTCTGAATAATCATTTGCAGGGCCTTTCTTGTTTCGGGTGCCCACCATTGTTTCAGCATTTGGTTCAAAGCCTCGGTTTGGTCGCCCGTGGCTGCGGCTATTAAATCCTTACGTAAATTCAGTTTGCTTTGGCTCCAGGTAGCCAGGTTCAGTTGCATGTATTTCCTGATCTGTTTTTCGGCATTGCTGATCACACTTTCCGGGTTCGATATCTCGTCGATTAAACCGGCTTGTAAGGCCTCTTCAACTGATAATAACTTGCCTTCCATAAGTAATTGGTAAGCCTTACGCTCGCCTAACCAAAAGGAGTACAGTTTAAAAATACTATCCGGAACAACGATACCTACCGGGATTTCATTCAGCCCAATAATAAATTTACCCTGCGCCATCACCCGGTAATCACAACTAATCGCAATTACGCAGCCACCAGCCGGGCTATGTCCGCTAATGGCCGCCACCATCGGTTTTTTAAACGAAACCAATTTGGCCTGTAGGGCCAAAAAGTCGTTCCAGAAAATACGGCTCTGCTCTTCATTATAATCATACAGCTCAATCAAATCCAGCCCGGCCGAAAAAAAGTTCTCCTTCCCGGTGATAATCAAGCCGCCAATATTGTCATCATTGTCAATACTATGAACCAGCGTATGCAGTTCTTTAACCATCTCGGCATTCATCGGGTTTGATTTTCCCCGGTTAAGCGCAATAACGGCCATCCTATCTTTAATAGTTACCTGTAATGTGTTCATTAAGCAAAGGTTTATTGAGCCAATGTCGGGTTAATTTTTCGTAATTGCAATGCATGCATAGTAATTATTGTGTTGGGAAGTTGAACGGTTGGAAACTTGAAATGTTAAAAATGGCAGGAGCCGAAGAATTGGAGATTGCGATTGCCGGATAGGCATTTATTGGTAGTTGTTTATTGATTCACCAAGTTACCGGGAGCTTTAACAATAATAAACTACGGGCTGTTAGGTTTGGGCGTTCCCGCCAGAAGAAGGCGGGCGGGCTTTTCACTACAAGTCCTCATTCGCTATCGCTCATTCCGGGCTTTCCGTTGCAATCCCTAACGCGGCACCCAGGCTTTATGTACTGTAAGTGCTGCCCTAAACCGCCTGATAAAAGGCCTTTAACATGGCCTTCGGATCAACCGAATGGTTAACGGCACCGGATACCGCTATACCCGTTATCGGGGTTTTCATTAAATGTTCAACATCCGCTAACAGTATGCCGCCTACAGCTATAACCGGGATAGTAATCGGATATTTTTCCAGCTCACGATAACCTTTATAGCCCAGCAGCGGGAAATTGTTAGGTTTGGTATCGGTATGTGCAAACGGGCCGTAACCACAATAATCAACAACACCGCTTTGTTGTAAGGCCAATATCCGTTCGATGTTGGTAGCCGAAGCACCTAATGTTTTTTCGTCGGTAATAACTTCCCTGATGACTACCAGATCGGCATCAAAATCTTCGATGTGTACGCCTTGGGCATCTACCCTGTTTAGCAAATGATAATGATCCGTTAAGATCAGCGTAGCTCCCCATTCGTCGCAAATGCTGGCTACCTCATTAATTTCGGGTATCATCTCGTCGTCCGGTTTGGTTAAGCACCGGTATTGTATCCAGTTAACACCAGCCTGGCAGGCCATCAGGGTTTGCTCGGCATGGCTGCGGTTAGGCAGGTCCTGGGTAAGGTAGTGGAAACGGGAGATGTATTTTTTCATTTGTTTTGACTACCAAAGATATACATTAAACAATGATGATTCTTAACAGTTAACTTATGCATTAGCATTGTTAAAATCACTCACCCAAACGTCATTGCGAGGAACGAAGCAATCTCTAAAAAGGCAGAGTGGCTTTGCAGATTCGCCCTGTACAACATAGAGTTTGCTTCGTCGTATCTACTCGCAATGACGGCGGGGAAAATGTGCCAGGTAATCAAATCTCGCAGATCATTAACCAACTCACCCATCGTCATTGCGAGGAACGAAGCAATCTCTACACAGGCAGAGCGGCTCTGTAGATTCGCTCTATATAGCATAAAGATTGCTTCGTCGTACCTCCTCGCAATGACGGCGGGGTTAGAGGTTAATTATTAACGAACTTACTTTCGTAACTCAATGACATAGTGGCGCAGCCGCCAGGCACATTCGCCCAGCATAGCATAGAGATTGCTTCGTCGTACCTTTTTACTTTACAATCTCCAATATCGGCAGTCCAATATTACCGTTCGGGGTTTGGATGTGCAATAGAGCCGCTATGGTAGGCGCTATGTCCGTCATGTGGATTGAGGCGTTGGTATGGCCATGCGGAATCCCCCAGCCCATAAATACCAGCGGGATGTGTGTATCGTAAGGGTTCCAGGTGCCGTGCGTGGTGCCGGTGGTGCCGTGTCCGTCAAACCAGCCTGGTTTTAAAATAATTTCAATTGCGCCGCTGTGCTCGGCGTTATAGCCGTTTATAATACGCAATTTTAAGGCTTCGGGTACATTGGCGGCTTGTGCGTTCTGGTTATCAACTACGTATTCAACACCGTCTTGCTTCTGTAAAAATTGGATGCAATCTTGCTTAATAGCGTACTCGCTTATTTTTTTATCGGCTATTACCCGGTTGTTTAAATTAACCTGGTAATTCATCAGGCTAAGTACCAAATTATCGATACCGTATTTTTTTGCTAAAATACTATTCAATTCTTTTTGAATAGCTGTAGTTGGCCATACACCAGCCGGAACACCATGATCTGTTAAAAAAGTTGGGTTATGGGCGGCACCATGGTCGGCAGTTAAAAACACGGTATAGTTCCCTTTACCTACAGTATTATCCAGGTAGGTAAAAAAGCTGCCCAGATCGCGGTCGAGGCGCAAATAAGTATCTTCCGTTTCAACCGCATTAACGCCGAACTGGTGGCCAACATAGTCGGTTGAGGATAAGCTCACCGCTAAAAAGTCGGTCACTGTATTTTTGCCCAAATGCTCGTTTTCAATAGCGGCTTTGGCCATGTCCAGGGTAATAGAGTTACCATAAGGAGTACTGCGGATTAAGCCATAACCCTTGCTCATCATCTGCGATGTTTTTACGGGCATGGTAGGCGCGTCCATCCCCGGAAATTTACCTTCGTATTTGGGGCTGTTATCTTCTGTACTTTGCTGATAGGTGTTGATAGGATAAAGTGTGTTCCAATCCTGCTTTAAATATTTATCGGCCAGTTTTTCATCGTTAAACTTCTTTACCCAGGCTGGCAGGTCATTCATATAATAGGTGCTGGTTATCCAGTTGCCTGTAGCATCATCAAACCAATAAGCAGCGTTGGCGGTGTGCCCGGCGGGCAAAATTCCTCCCCGGTCTTTCAACGCGATGCCGATTACTTTCGACCTGAAGTTTGTGGCCAGCCTCAACTCATCGGTAACAGTGCTGGTAAGCAAATTGCGTGGCGACATTTCTCCCGCCCTTGATGTGCTGCCCACGGTTTTAACGGTAGTATCTTCGGTGCAATACATCGTTTTGCCGGTAGCCTGGATAATAAAGTCATTCCCGGCCATGCCGTGTATAGACGGAACCGAACCCGTGTAAATACAAGTATGCCCGGCAGCGGTTACGGTTGGGATATAATCCAGGTTGGTATTATCGCATGTAAAGCCATCGTTCAGCATGCGCTTTAAACCATTGTTCTGGTAACGGTCGTAAAACCGGTAAAGGTAATCCCAGCGCATTTGGTCAACCACAATACCCACCACCAGTTTAGGGCGAGGTATGGATGTTGCCGCAGGCGCGGTAACTGATTTTTTTGTTTGTGCCGATGCGGCCAAAGTTAAACCCGTGATAAGGGCTGCAGAGAGATATTTTAATTTCATTGTGAGCTGTAAAATCCAAATATCAGCAATACAATTCAAATGTAATGTGATATTTCCGTTAACATTCGCCAGCTTAACTCGCAAAGGTTAGTACCGCATGCTGGCTGGCGGTATGGATATCGCGCCAAACCCGGTTTATCTCGGATGAGGGCTTAGCTGCCTCCAGGCCGCAGTAAGGATACAGCTCATTAACTACCTGGCGGGCACTTTTGGCCAGCTTGCGGCTTGTATCACTTACACTTTGTAAATTTTCGGCCTGGTTGGCCGTATCGCCATCGGCATAATTTAGCCACGACCTGTCAACCGCTTCATAAAAGGTGTTCCGGGTATCGTTCAGTTGATGTACAGCCTGTTCAAATACCTCGTTCAATTCGCTATCCTGTGCCTCTGTTAAGTTTTTGTTAACCCGCTTGGCGGCAAATGTGGCTTTACAAAGATCAATAAAATGAATGGCCATCCCCGAAATATTAACCGCGATGGTGGCCTCAGCCAATTGCAAAAAAGGATAAGCATACTGCGGCTTGTGGATCATCATAAAATCCGGATCGATCCTGAAACTGCGGCTGGCCGGTACCCAAACCTGGTTAACTTCAAAGCTATGGCTTCCTGTTGCCACCATGCCCATATAGTTCCAGGCGGGTATCACTTTAACCTCGTCTTTTTTAAATACAAAAGGGATAATCAGTTGTTCGCCTTCCGGGTTTAAAACAGGCAGTCCGTTTTGCATTATCCGGCAGTTGGCGGTAAAATGAGTGGTGTTTAAAGCGCCGCTGGCATATTTCCAGGTGCCGTTAATGATGTAGCCATCTCCGCTGATGGCGGCTGTTCCGCTTGGGGCACCGCTTCCGGCCAGACAGGCGGTACGGTCGGCAAATATTTCCACGGCCAGTTGTGGGTTTAAAAATCCCGCGAACCAGGCGGCGCCGCTACATAGGGTAGCAACCCAGCCCAGGCTTCCATCGGCCCAACTTAAGGCTTCTATCAGCCGTACCTCCTGATTCAGATCAAGCTCCAGGCCTCCGTATTCCTTAGGTGTGATGATGTTGAACCATCGTTGTTGGTAAATGAGCTCTAATTGCTCCGGTAATAATTGCCGGGCCTGCTCGGCAGCATCGGCAGAACCGCGGATGGTATCGATCCAGTTTTGCTGTAATATATTTGAAGGATGTGATGTGATATGCATAGTAGTATGATAGCTATTTGTGTTTTAGCGGAATGTAAAAAGCAAGCTATTGAACAATGGCCGGAACCAGTTCAATAGCTTGTTTAGACAAGTTTTCCGTTTTTAAAAGAAAAATAATAGATCAATATGTTGCCGGCGATTTCTCTTTGTTATAAATCTTCCGCCAGTCAAAAAAGCCCCATATCGCCACAATAAATAAAAACGCGGTAAGCGCGGCAAGCATGGGGAGCTTTTTGTAAAACAATAATGGGATGGCCACTATGTTTGATATATTTAAGATAACCCAGTTCTCGATTTTTCGTTTTGCCAGCAGCCACATGCCCGCCCATCCGGTTGCGGCTACAAAAGCATCCAGCGCGGGTACGTTTGATGGGGTATACGTTTTTAATACGTAGTATAAAAACACGCCACCCACAATGATGATCACCATGGTAACCACCCACTCCCGGGCTGTGGAGTAACTGATTTTAACCGGGGGCTTATCGCTCTTTCTCACCCACAGATACCAGCCGTAAAAGCTCATCACCAGGTAATAAACATTCAACAACGATTCGGCATAGAGCTGAACATCCAGCAGCAGGTAAATGCCAAGCACCGTACCCAGAATGCCCATTGGGTAAAGCCAAATATTATTTACCCTGGCCAGTAAAACTTCGGCAACGCCAAAAGCTACAGCCAGCCATTCAATCAGGCTGGTGTGCTTCATCTGTTCTATAAACAGGTTGTACCAATCGTGCCAGTGCATTTTAAAAGGCTAAACTAAGTGAGGCCAAAAAGTTACGCGGTGCCTGCGGATAATAGTAGTTGTAGTTATACACTGTACCGGCATCAATTTCAGGATAGGTAGCGCCATTGGCTTCGTACTTTTTGCTGAAAATGTTATTCACCAATAGAGCTACGCCTATGTTTTTAACAGATTTAACCTTGAAGTTATAGCTTAAACGCATACTGTTGATGAAATAGCTGTTTAACGATCTGTTCGGGTTAGCGTCGCCCGCGGCGTATCCTATAAATGCCCCGTTGGAGGTATTGTCCAGGTATTGCTTACCAACATATTTGCTGATGAAGGCTATCTCGCCACCCTTAACCGGGATGAACGACAGCTCGCTCGAGCCAACAAACGATGGCGAAAAAGCGATGTCGGTTTTACCATTGTATTGAATACTCACGATATTGGTTTTGTCATAATCATTCGGATCGTAGTGATTAACCAGGTATTGGGTAAAGTTTTTAACCTTATTGGTGCTCAATGCCGCAGTTGCTGCCCAGTTAAACCATTTGGTAATACGCAGCTTGCCATCAAACTCCAAACCGGCGCGGTAGCTATCGTCAACATTCTGGCGTGTTGCTTCGCCAACATCGTTCAACTGCCCGGTTAGCACCAGCTGGTTTTTATACAACATGTAAAAGCCATTAATGCCAGCCGTAAAATCAGACTCCCTGATGCGGTAACCAACTTCCAGGTCTTTCAAGTTTTCGGGCTTAGGGCGGCTATCGGGCGTGGAGTTGATATAATCCTGCCTGTTGGGTTCGTGATTAGCTACCGCGATGGAGGCGTAAACATTACTTGCGGTATTAAGCTGGTAAGTGATACCCACCTTTGGGTTAAAAAAATCGAGGCTCACCTGTTGCTGAACGTTGTTCAGGTTACGGTCGAAACCCAAGAACGAGTAACCCAGGTGGCGGTATTGCAAATCGGCAAATAAAGTAAAGTCGTCTACGGTGTAATTAACTTTTCCGAAGATATTAAAGTCGGTTTTTTTAGCATCGTTACGCGAATATTCATAGTTGGGAGTTGCCGTGGTGGTTTGCTGTGTCCACTCAATGTTATCATAGTGCCTGCCCTTATACTCGTTATAAGCGCCGCCCAGTATCAGGTTAAACTCCTTTTTAGGATGATAGTTTAAAGAATAGGTTAGGCCGTAAAAATCGTTATCTAACCAAAGGCGGCGCACCAGGTCGGTTGTGTTAATGGTTGTGCCACCAACGGTTACGGGTGTTAAGTCATAGTCGGCTACACTCTGGTCCATTTTATACTCCTCGTAATAACCAAAACCTTTGGTGTAGTGCAAGGCACCGCTGAACGATAGGTTGTCGGTAATTTTTTGATCAACCAGTAGCTGCGCATAATTTTGTGTGTAGTTATCGGTTTGGTTGTAATAGTAACTGCCATCAGGCATTAAGCCAAGCTCATTATAAGTACGGTTACCGGCATTCAAAATATCTTGCGGCACACCATCCCAGGCCTGGTAGGTTTTTTCGTAACCGGAGAAAACGTTAGCCCGGATCAGTGTATTTTTACCGTAATAAGCGCCGCTAAAAAAATAGGATTTGAGGTCGGACGAGGCGCGGTCGATATATCCATCGGATTTGATGCGCGATAAGCGGCCGTCAAAGGTAAACTTACCATCTATCAAACCTGTACCCAGGCTCAGCGTATTTTTAAGCGTACCATACGAGCCTGCGGAGTTGTTAATTTCGGCATAAGCGCTATCGCGGCGTGTGGTAGTTTGGATGTTGATACTGGCGCCAAAAGCTCCCGCGCCATTGGTTGATGTACCTACGCCGCGCTGTATCTGGATGTTATCAACAGAGGAAGCCAGGTCGGGCAGATCGACAAAATAGGCGCCCTGATCTTCAGCATCGTTTAATGGTATGCCATTCAGGGTGATATTGGTACGCGTACCGTCCGATCCGCGAATGCGGATCCCGGTATAGCCAATCCCTGTACCGGCATCGGAGGTAACTACAGCCGATGGTGTTTGATTAAGCAAAAAGGGCAGATCCTGTCCGAAATTATTTTTCTGCAGATCCTTCTTGCTCAGGTTGGTAAAGGTGGTAGGGGCATTGTTGGATGCACGTGTGGCGCTCACCGTTACCTCGTCGGTAATCATGTTGCTTTTAGTTAATTGAAAATCGCGATCCTGGTTGCCGCTTACGCTGATGGAGGCTTGAGCCAGTTGGTAACCAATGTAAGTTACCTTAATGGTATAGCTGCCTGCTTTAATATTTTTAATGCGGTAATTGCCTTTACTATCGGCAAGGGTGTTTAAGTAAGTATTTTCGATACTTACGGTAGCGCCGGGCAAGGTTTCGCCTGTACGCTGGTCGGTAATCTTTCCGGATACGGAAAACTGGGCCGCCGCCACAAAAGGCAGCATCAGGCCACTAATGGCCAATAATAATTTTTTCAATGTGTGTTGAATTAAATTGAGTTAAACCATCTGCCCGTCAGGGCGAACAAGCAGTACACTTAACTATTTTACCTCTCCCTCCGCCGGCATTACCCGGATCAGGTGCATGTTTCAGTCAATAGTCGGCGGTCAATAGTCGTTAGCCCTTTTTATCGGACTCAAGACTTTTTGACTCAAGACTTTGTACTTAAACAATGGGTTTGATCTCAGCCTGTCTTTCA
Proteins encoded in this window:
- a CDS encoding SDR family oxidoreductase translates to MLKDDALKGKTIIVTGGGTGLGRAMSTYFLKLGANVVITSRKLDVLQKTATEMEAETGGKVLAVACDVRNYDEVEAMLKQSIEAFGQVNVLLNNAAGNFISPTERLSANAFSTVIDIVLKGSANCSLALGKYWIDQKIAGTILNIITTYAFTGSAYVVPSACAKGGVLAMTRSLAVEWGRHGIRTNAIAPGPFPTKGAWERLLPGEMAQKFDFKNRVPLKRVGEHQELANLAAFLVSDFSGYINGEVITIDGGEWLQGAGQFSALEMVTDDMWDNIEKMTRSAKGS
- a CDS encoding enoyl-CoA hydratase/isomerase family protein, which encodes MNTLQVTIKDRMAVIALNRGKSNPMNAEMVKELHTLVHSIDNDDNIGGLIITGKENFFSAGLDLIELYDYNEEQSRIFWNDFLALQAKLVSFKKPMVAAISGHSPAGGCVIAISCDYRVMAQGKFIIGLNEIPVGIVVPDSIFKLYSFWLGERKAYQLLMEGKLLSVEEALQAGLIDEISNPESVISNAEKQIRKYMQLNLATWSQSKLNLRKDLIAAATGDQTEALNQMLKQWWAPETRKALQMIIQNLKAKSAGTSPS
- a CDS encoding thiamine phosphate synthase, whose translation is MKKYISRFHYLTQDLPNRSHAEQTLMACQAGVNWIQYRCLTKPDDEMIPEINEVASICDEWGATLILTDHYHLLNRVDAQGVHIEDFDADLVVIREVITDEKTLGASATNIERILALQQSGVVDYCGYGPFAHTDTKPNNFPLLGYKGYRELEKYPITIPVIAVGGILLADVEHLMKTPITGIAVSGAVNHSVDPKAMLKAFYQAV
- the pafA gene encoding alkaline phosphatase PafA; this translates as MKLKYLSAALITGLTLAASAQTKKSVTAPAATSIPRPKLVVGIVVDQMRWDYLYRFYDRYQNNGLKRMLNDGFTCDNTNLDYIPTVTAAGHTCIYTGSVPSIHGMAGNDFIIQATGKTMYCTEDTTVKTVGSTSRAGEMSPRNLLTSTVTDELRLATNFRSKVIGIALKDRGGILPAGHTANAAYWFDDATGNWITSTYYMNDLPAWVKKFNDEKLADKYLKQDWNTLYPINTYQQSTEDNSPKYEGKFPGMDAPTMPVKTSQMMSKGYGLIRSTPYGNSITLDMAKAAIENEHLGKNTVTDFLAVSLSSTDYVGHQFGVNAVETEDTYLRLDRDLGSFFTYLDNTVGKGNYTVFLTADHGAAHNPTFLTDHGVPAGVWPTTAIQKELNSILAKKYGIDNLVLSLMNYQVNLNNRVIADKKISEYAIKQDCIQFLQKQDGVEYVVDNQNAQAANVPEALKLRIINGYNAEHSGAIEIILKPGWFDGHGTTGTTHGTWNPYDTHIPLVFMGWGIPHGHTNASIHMTDIAPTIAALLHIQTPNGNIGLPILEIVK
- a CDS encoding acyl-CoA dehydrogenase family protein, which gives rise to MHITSHPSNILQQNWIDTIRGSADAAEQARQLLPEQLELIYQQRWFNIITPKEYGGLELDLNQEVRLIEALSWADGSLGWVATLCSGAAWFAGFLNPQLAVEIFADRTACLAGSGAPSGTAAISGDGYIINGTWKYASGALNTTHFTANCRIMQNGLPVLNPEGEQLIIPFVFKKDEVKVIPAWNYMGMVATGSHSFEVNQVWVPASRSFRIDPDFMMIHKPQYAYPFLQLAEATIAVNISGMAIHFIDLCKATFAAKRVNKNLTEAQDSELNEVFEQAVHQLNDTRNTFYEAVDRSWLNYADGDTANQAENLQSVSDTSRKLAKSARQVVNELYPYCGLEAAKPSSEINRVWRDIHTASQHAVLTFAS
- the pnuC gene encoding nicotinamide riboside transporter PnuC encodes the protein MHWHDWYNLFIEQMKHTSLIEWLAVAFGVAEVLLARVNNIWLYPMGILGTVLGIYLLLDVQLYAESLLNVYYLVMSFYGWYLWVRKSDKPPVKISYSTAREWVVTMVIIIVGGVFLYYVLKTYTPSNVPALDAFVAATGWAGMWLLAKRKIENWVILNISNIVAIPLLFYKKLPMLAALTAFLFIVAIWGFFDWRKIYNKEKSPATY
- a CDS encoding TonB-dependent receptor, with protein sequence MLPFVAAAQFSVSGKITDQRTGETLPGATVSIENTYLNTLADSKGNYRIKNIKAGSYTIKVTYIGYQLAQASISVSGNQDRDFQLTKSNMITDEVTVSATRASNNAPTTFTNLSKKDLQKNNFGQDLPFLLNQTPSAVVTSDAGTGIGYTGIRIRGSDGTRTNITLNGIPLNDAEDQGAYFVDLPDLASSVDNIQIQRGVGTSTNGAGAFGASINIQTTTRRDSAYAEINNSAGSYGTLKNTLSLGTGLIDGKFTFDGRLSRIKSDGYIDRASSDLKSYFFSGAYYGKNTLIRANVFSGYEKTYQAWDGVPQDILNAGNRTYNELGLMPDGSYYYNQTDNYTQNYAQLLVDQKITDNLSFSGALHYTKGFGYYEEYKMDQSVADYDLTPVTVGGTTINTTDLVRRLWLDNDFYGLTYSLNYHPKKEFNLILGGAYNEYKGRHYDNIEWTQQTTTATPNYEYSRNDAKKTDFNIFGKVNYTVDDFTLFADLQYRHLGYSFLGFDRNLNNVQQQVSLDFFNPKVGITYQLNTASNVYASIAVANHEPNRQDYINSTPDSRPKPENLKDLEVGYRIRESDFTAGINGFYMLYKNQLVLTGQLNDVGEATRQNVDDSYRAGLEFDGKLRITKWFNWAATAALSTNKVKNFTQYLVNHYDPNDYDKTNIVSIQYNGKTDIAFSPSFVGSSELSFIPVKGGEIAFISKYVGKQYLDNTSNGAFIGYAAGDANPNRSLNSYFINSMRLSYNFKVKSVKNIGVALLVNNIFSKKYEANGATYPEIDAGTVYNYNYYYPQAPRNFLASLSLAF